One window of Nocardia sp. NBC_00508 genomic DNA carries:
- the dapD gene encoding 2,3,4,5-tetrahydropyridine-2,6-dicarboxylate N-succinyltransferase has protein sequence MSIQGAAAVGIANVTADGTVLDTWYPNPQLGEFSETGTKRLDDAPAEYAALLGFDEARGVDVIAVQTTIADLSAAPVDAHDVYLRLHLLSHRLVKPHEVSLDGQFGLLTNVVWTNHGPAAVEGFEATRAKLRARGPVTVYSVDKFPRMVDYVLPSGVRIGDADRVRLGAHLASGTTVMHEGFVNFNAGTLGASMVEGRISAGVVVGDGSDVGGGASTMGTLSGGGTTVISIGERSLLGANSGLGIPLGNDCVVEAGLYLTAGTKVATPDGTVVKAAELAGRDNLLFRRNSTTGAVQVVPRKGTGIELNADLHAND, from the coding sequence GTGAGCATCCAGGGAGCAGCAGCAGTCGGTATCGCCAACGTGACCGCGGACGGGACCGTGCTGGACACGTGGTACCCGAACCCGCAGCTGGGCGAGTTCTCCGAGACCGGCACCAAGCGGCTGGACGACGCGCCCGCCGAGTACGCGGCGCTGCTCGGCTTCGACGAGGCGCGCGGGGTCGACGTGATCGCGGTGCAGACTACGATCGCCGACCTGTCCGCCGCGCCGGTCGACGCACACGACGTCTACCTGCGCCTGCACCTGCTCTCGCATCGCCTGGTCAAACCGCACGAGGTGAGCCTGGACGGCCAATTCGGCCTGCTGACCAACGTGGTGTGGACCAACCACGGCCCCGCCGCGGTGGAGGGCTTCGAGGCCACCCGCGCCAAGCTGCGGGCCCGCGGTCCGGTCACGGTGTACAGCGTCGACAAGTTCCCGCGCATGGTCGACTACGTGCTGCCCTCCGGCGTCCGCATCGGCGACGCCGACCGGGTCCGCCTCGGCGCGCACCTCGCCTCGGGCACCACCGTCATGCACGAGGGCTTCGTGAACTTCAACGCGGGCACCCTCGGCGCGTCCATGGTCGAGGGCCGCATCTCCGCGGGCGTCGTAGTCGGCGACGGCTCCGACGTCGGCGGCGGCGCGTCCACCATGGGCACGCTCTCCGGCGGCGGCACCACGGTGATCTCCATCGGCGAGCGCTCGCTGCTCGGCGCGAACTCCGGCCTCGGCATCCCACTCGGCAACGACTGCGTCGTAGAGGCGGGCCTCTACCTCACCGCGGGCACCAAGGTCGCCACCCCTGACGGCACCGTGGTCAAGGCGGCCGAACTTGCCGGGCGCGACAACCTCTTGTTCCGCCGCAACTCCACCACCGGCGCGGTCCAGGTCGTCCCCCGCAAGGGCACGGGCATCGAACTCAACGCCGACCTGCACGCGAACGACTGA
- the pruA gene encoding L-glutamate gamma-semialdehyde dehydrogenase, producing the protein MDAVTVVPTPSNEPVHTYAPGSPERERLLGKLAELSAEPVDVPLVIGGKHRPGIGERHDIVAPHRHRQVLGTYTDTTHSEAHGAIDAAMAAAPGWRALPFEERAAVLLRAADLLAGPWRETVAAATMLGQSKSAQQAEIDAPCELVDFWRFNVAFARGILAEQPQSSAGVWNRMDYRPLEGFVYAISPFNFTAIAGNLPTAPALMGNTVVWKPSPTQTLSAFYTMRLLEAAGLPPGVINMVTGDGVQLSEVALTDPRLGGIHFTGSAKTFQYLWQQVGANIGRYHGYPRLVGETGGKDFIVAHSSADPDALRTALIRGAYEYQGQKCSAASRAYIARSVWRAMGDDFLHVAAGLSYGDVADLSNFGGALIDRRAFDKNVAAIQRARDAGLTIPVGGGYDDSAGWFVRPTVFVTDNPRDESFATEYFGPILSVYVYDDAEPGAYSAILAEVESAAPYALTGAVFAQDRNAVEQADAALRFAAGNFYVNDKPTGAVVGQQPFGGARASGTDDKAGSPLNLLRWVAPRTIKETFVPSVEYRYPHMDT; encoded by the coding sequence ATGGACGCTGTCACGGTTGTCCCCACGCCGAGCAATGAGCCGGTGCATACCTACGCTCCGGGCAGCCCCGAGCGGGAGCGATTGCTCGGCAAACTCGCTGAGCTGTCCGCCGAGCCCGTCGACGTGCCTCTGGTGATCGGCGGCAAGCACCGGCCGGGCATCGGCGAACGACACGACATCGTCGCGCCGCATCGGCACCGACAGGTGCTGGGGACCTATACCGACACCACGCACTCGGAAGCACACGGCGCCATCGACGCCGCTATGGCGGCCGCACCCGGCTGGCGGGCGCTGCCGTTCGAGGAACGCGCCGCAGTGCTGCTGCGCGCGGCCGACCTGCTGGCCGGCCCATGGCGGGAGACCGTCGCCGCGGCGACAATGCTCGGGCAGTCGAAATCCGCCCAGCAGGCCGAGATCGACGCGCCGTGCGAACTGGTCGACTTCTGGCGGTTCAACGTGGCCTTCGCGCGCGGCATTCTCGCGGAGCAGCCGCAGTCCAGTGCCGGGGTGTGGAACCGGATGGACTACCGGCCGCTCGAGGGGTTCGTCTACGCCATCAGCCCGTTCAACTTCACCGCGATCGCCGGTAACCTGCCTACCGCTCCCGCGCTGATGGGCAACACCGTGGTGTGGAAACCTTCGCCCACCCAGACCTTGTCGGCGTTTTACACGATGCGGTTGCTGGAGGCGGCGGGCCTGCCGCCCGGTGTGATCAACATGGTCACCGGGGACGGGGTGCAGTTGTCGGAGGTAGCGCTGACCGACCCGCGGTTGGGCGGTATCCACTTCACCGGCTCCGCCAAGACGTTCCAGTATCTGTGGCAGCAAGTCGGCGCGAATATCGGCCGCTACCACGGCTATCCGCGCCTGGTCGGGGAGACCGGCGGCAAGGACTTCATCGTCGCGCACTCCTCCGCCGATCCGGACGCACTGCGCACCGCCCTGATTCGCGGCGCCTACGAGTACCAAGGCCAGAAGTGCTCGGCGGCCTCCCGCGCCTATATCGCACGATCGGTGTGGCGCGCGATGGGCGATGACTTCCTGCACGTTGCCGCCGGGCTGAGCTACGGTGACGTCGCGGATCTGTCGAATTTCGGTGGGGCGCTGATCGATCGGCGGGCTTTCGACAAGAATGTGGCGGCCATCCAGCGTGCCAGGGATGCCGGTCTCACCATTCCGGTCGGCGGCGGCTACGACGACAGTGCAGGCTGGTTCGTCCGGCCGACCGTCTTCGTCACCGACAACCCCCGCGACGAATCGTTCGCCACCGAGTACTTCGGGCCGATTCTGTCGGTGTACGTCTACGACGACGCCGAACCCGGCGCGTACAGCGCGATCCTCGCCGAAGTCGAGTCCGCCGCGCCCTACGCATTGACCGGCGCGGTGTTCGCGCAGGACCGGAACGCGGTCGAACAGGCCGACGCCGCATTGCGATTCGCGGCGGGCAATTTCTACGTCAACGACAAGCCCACCGGTGCGGTGGTGGGTCAGCAGCCCTTCGGCGGCGCTCGCGCCTCCGGCACCGACGACAAGGCGGGCTCGCCGCTGAATCTGCTGCGCTGGGTCGCGCCGCGCACGATCAAGGAAACTTTCGTTCCCTCGGTCGAATACCGCTACCCGCATATGGACACGTGA
- the dapE gene encoding succinyl-diaminopimelate desuccinylase → MTIDLHADPITLTAALVDIPSVSLGEAAIADVVERALREQTVGFEVLRRGNVVLARTNRGLPTRVILAGHLDTVPIADNVPGRFAVNPAGERVLYGCGTVDMKSGDAVFLHLAATVADPVHDLTLIFYDGEEIAAEFNGLGHVERELPDWLTGDLAVLGEPSAGWIEAGCQGTLRVRLRTSGVRAHSARAWLGDNAIHRLAPILQRLADYRAREVDIDGCVYREGLSAVRVAGGVAGNVVPDAAEVDVNFRFAPDRTVDRAVEHVLEVFDGLELSFDVTDSAPGALPGLTAPAAKDLIASVQRHGGGGVRAKYGWTDVSRFAARGIPAVNFGPGDPNLAHKRDEHVPVDQITAVTAMLRNYLTGTSVGEI, encoded by the coding sequence GTGACCATCGACCTGCATGCCGACCCGATCACGCTGACCGCCGCGCTTGTCGACATCCCGAGCGTTTCGCTAGGGGAAGCCGCTATCGCCGACGTGGTGGAGCGGGCGCTGCGGGAGCAGACGGTGGGGTTCGAGGTGCTGCGGCGCGGGAACGTGGTGCTCGCGCGCACCAATCGCGGGTTGCCGACCCGGGTGATCCTGGCCGGACACCTGGACACCGTACCGATCGCCGACAACGTGCCGGGCCGGTTCGCCGTGAACCCGGCGGGCGAGCGGGTGCTCTACGGTTGCGGCACCGTGGACATGAAATCGGGTGACGCGGTGTTCCTGCACCTGGCCGCGACGGTCGCCGATCCGGTGCACGATCTGACCCTGATCTTCTACGACGGCGAGGAGATCGCCGCGGAGTTCAACGGGCTCGGCCACGTCGAGCGCGAGCTGCCCGACTGGCTCACCGGTGATCTCGCCGTGCTCGGCGAACCGTCCGCGGGCTGGATCGAAGCGGGTTGCCAAGGCACGCTGCGGGTTCGGCTGCGCACCTCGGGCGTGCGGGCGCATTCGGCGCGAGCCTGGCTGGGCGACAACGCGATTCACCGATTGGCTCCGATCTTGCAGCGGCTGGCCGATTACCGTGCGCGGGAGGTCGACATCGACGGCTGCGTCTACCGCGAGGGGCTGTCCGCGGTCCGTGTCGCGGGCGGGGTGGCGGGCAATGTGGTGCCGGACGCCGCGGAGGTGGACGTCAACTTCCGCTTCGCCCCCGACCGCACCGTGGACCGAGCCGTCGAGCACGTCCTCGAGGTCTTCGACGGACTCGAACTCTCTTTCGACGTGACCGACTCCGCACCCGGCGCGCTGCCCGGCCTCACCGCCCCCGCGGCCAAGGACCTCATCGCCTCGGTGCAGCGGCACGGTGGCGGCGGCGTGCGCGCCAAGTACGGCTGGACCGACGTCTCCCGGTTCGCCGCTCGCGGCATCCCCGCCGTCAACTTCGGTCCCGGCGACCCCAACCTCGCGCACAAGCGCGACGAGCATGTTCCGGTGGACCAGATCACCGCGGTCACCGCCATGCTGCGCAACTACCTGACCGGCACTTCGGTCGGAGAGATCTGA
- a CDS encoding DUF6879 family protein, producing the protein MQLVTTDPFPPLFTRAKRRAFHCETRDSYLVDDEVESLRRFLAGEPPLPPPDTWHAWRALMTETTGRGVAVQRVRVVTVPHSDYVRWLLSTTANGDLGLHEDIRWLPRHLAESLPVPLDDWWLFDDELLAYNVNDADGAAAGIAVTEDPLVTSVYGPVRDQLWDRAIPHEDYIRSEHTQV; encoded by the coding sequence ATGCAACTGGTAACCACTGATCCGTTCCCACCACTGTTCACCCGTGCCAAGCGACGCGCCTTCCATTGCGAGACAAGGGATTCCTACCTGGTCGATGACGAGGTGGAATCACTGCGCCGATTCCTGGCAGGCGAACCACCGCTACCACCACCGGATACCTGGCATGCCTGGCGAGCCTTGATGACCGAGACGACCGGACGCGGCGTAGCCGTGCAGCGGGTACGGGTGGTAACGGTCCCGCACAGCGACTACGTCCGCTGGCTACTGTCCACTACGGCAAACGGCGACCTCGGACTGCACGAGGATATCCGGTGGTTGCCGCGTCACCTTGCCGAGTCGCTGCCGGTGCCGCTGGACGACTGGTGGCTGTTCGATGACGAATTGCTCGCTTACAACGTCAACGACGCCGACGGTGCCGCGGCCGGGATCGCTGTCACCGAAGACCCGCTCGTCACATCGGTCTACGGTCCGGTACGAGATCAGCTGTGGGACAGGGCGATACCCCACGAGGACTACATCCGGAGCGAGCACACCCAGGTGTGA
- a CDS encoding oxygenase MpaB family protein, whose translation MTAPLGTTEHEPDPSLILTPETVAEYVDGIAAFLGGTANVIVQLSLRPVGRGVLESTVDSGKVTLHPIKRLRTTLTYIAVALLGSDDERAAYRAAVNGSHRAVRSTAESPVKYNAFDPNLQLWVAACLYWGIDDLYTRMHGPMDPATADAFYRYAARLGTTLQMRPEMWPANRAEFQRYWDEGLKQRAIEPALRDYFDGLIDLKMMSRPTQRAFAGLQRFVVTGLLPQHLRDEMGMTWTERDQRRFDRLLRAIAAVHTRLPKQARMFPMNAYLFDLRRRIRRGKPLV comes from the coding sequence ATGACCGCGCCGCTGGGCACCACCGAGCACGAGCCGGATCCGAGCCTGATCCTGACCCCGGAGACCGTCGCGGAATACGTGGACGGAATCGCCGCTTTCCTCGGCGGCACCGCCAACGTCATCGTGCAGCTGAGCCTGCGCCCGGTCGGCCGCGGTGTCCTGGAGAGCACCGTCGACAGCGGCAAGGTCACCCTGCACCCGATCAAACGGCTGCGCACGACATTGACCTACATCGCGGTCGCTCTCCTGGGTTCGGACGACGAACGCGCCGCCTATCGTGCTGCGGTCAACGGCTCCCACCGCGCGGTGCGCTCGACCGCCGAGAGCCCGGTGAAATACAACGCCTTCGACCCGAACCTGCAACTATGGGTGGCCGCGTGCCTGTACTGGGGCATCGATGATCTCTACACCCGGATGCACGGCCCGATGGACCCTGCCACCGCCGACGCCTTCTATCGCTACGCCGCGCGCCTTGGCACCACGCTGCAGATGCGGCCGGAGATGTGGCCCGCGAATCGTGCGGAGTTCCAGCGGTATTGGGATGAGGGCCTGAAGCAGCGTGCCATCGAACCGGCCCTGCGGGACTACTTCGACGGTCTGATCGACCTGAAGATGATGTCGCGGCCGACGCAACGCGCCTTCGCCGGGCTCCAGCGCTTCGTCGTCACCGGCCTGCTACCCCAGCACCTGCGCGACGAGATGGGCATGACCTGGACCGAGCGCGACCAGCGTCGCTTCGATCGGCTGCTCCGGGCCATCGCGGCGGTGCACACTCGATTGCCCAAGCAGGCACGGATGTTCCCGATGAACGCCTATCTTTTCGACCTGCGCCGCCGGATCCGACGGGGGAAGCCGTTGGTTTAG
- a CDS encoding helix-turn-helix domain-containing protein — translation MSGVREARENLGTRLRELRKNAILNGQQLADRCGWHPSKVSRIEHGRQTPTENDIRDWCAATDSTLQIPDLIASVRNINAAYLEWKRILANGHTRRQQQAIEWEAGTRLQRWYETELVPGLLQTRRYAEAVLRACIAMVDGPDDLDAAVDARMARKAVLSEGVHRFSFLLAEQCLYTTVGDDDVMVEQLTSLLELDNPRVVLGIIPRDAKFRYPTTNFVVFDRRMVQVETVAAELTVTQPREIDLYEKTFQALSASAIRGEASRALITAALQRRTRRPG, via the coding sequence GTGAGTGGAGTACGGGAAGCACGCGAGAACCTGGGGACTCGCCTACGCGAACTCCGAAAAAACGCCATCCTCAACGGTCAGCAACTCGCCGACCGTTGTGGCTGGCATCCTTCCAAGGTTTCGAGAATCGAGCACGGCCGACAGACACCCACCGAAAATGACATCCGAGACTGGTGTGCCGCGACCGATTCCACGCTCCAAATCCCCGACCTGATCGCCTCTGTTCGCAACATCAACGCGGCATACCTCGAGTGGAAACGCATCCTCGCGAACGGGCACACGCGGCGCCAGCAACAGGCGATCGAATGGGAAGCCGGTACGCGGCTTCAACGCTGGTACGAAACGGAACTGGTGCCCGGACTCCTCCAAACTCGTCGATACGCCGAAGCGGTATTGCGGGCCTGCATCGCTATGGTCGACGGACCCGACGATTTGGACGCCGCCGTGGATGCCCGCATGGCACGTAAGGCTGTGCTGTCGGAGGGAGTGCACCGATTCAGCTTCCTACTCGCCGAGCAATGTCTGTACACCACCGTTGGCGATGATGACGTTATGGTCGAGCAGCTGACCTCCCTGCTGGAGTTGGACAACCCTCGCGTCGTGCTGGGCATCATTCCCAGGGACGCCAAATTTCGTTATCCCACAACAAATTTCGTGGTTTTCGACAGGCGCATGGTCCAAGTCGAGACGGTTGCCGCTGAGCTGACCGTTACCCAGCCACGCGAAATAGACCTGTACGAGAAGACTTTTCAAGCACTCAGTGCCAGTGCGATTCGCGGAGAGGCGTCACGCGCACTGATCACCGCCGCATTGCAGCGGCGCACGCGTCGTCCAGGCTGA
- a CDS encoding TIGR00730 family Rossman fold protein, which translates to MSTDAADREVTTKPRSAAKFRGPIMFRRDRKDGIGTADRNLLDQRGDTDWVHTDPWRVLRIQAELVEGFGALAEVPRAVTVFGSARTPVDHPEYQASRAIGAALARAGFAVITGGGPGVMEAANRGACEAGGYSIGLGIELPFEQGLNDWVDLGINFRYFFVRKTMFVKYSQAFICLPGGFGTLDELFEALTLVQTRKITRFPIILFGSRYWSGLVDWLRDSLGASGKISPGDLGLLHVTDSVEEVVGIIQANAEAGGAEDAIGTEDEW; encoded by the coding sequence ATGTCCACCGACGCCGCGGACCGTGAGGTCACCACCAAGCCCAGGTCGGCAGCGAAGTTCCGCGGGCCGATCATGTTCCGCCGTGACCGCAAGGACGGCATCGGCACCGCAGACCGGAATCTGCTGGACCAGCGCGGCGACACGGATTGGGTACACACCGACCCCTGGCGCGTGCTGCGCATCCAAGCTGAGCTCGTCGAGGGATTCGGCGCGCTCGCCGAGGTGCCCCGCGCGGTGACCGTCTTCGGTTCCGCCCGTACGCCGGTCGACCATCCCGAGTACCAGGCGAGCCGGGCGATCGGCGCCGCGCTGGCCAGGGCGGGTTTCGCCGTGATCACCGGCGGCGGGCCCGGCGTGATGGAGGCGGCCAACCGCGGCGCCTGCGAGGCGGGCGGTTACTCGATCGGCCTGGGCATCGAGCTGCCGTTCGAGCAGGGCCTCAATGACTGGGTCGATCTGGGCATCAACTTCCGCTACTTCTTCGTCCGCAAGACGATGTTCGTGAAGTACTCCCAGGCGTTCATCTGCCTGCCCGGCGGTTTCGGCACGCTCGACGAGCTGTTCGAGGCGCTGACGCTGGTGCAGACCCGCAAGATCACCCGTTTCCCGATCATCCTGTTCGGCAGCAGGTATTGGTCCGGTCTGGTCGATTGGTTGCGGGATTCGCTCGGCGCCTCCGGCAAGATCTCGCCGGGCGACCTCGGTCTGCTGCATGTGACCGACAGCGTGGAGGAGGTCGTGGGCATCATCCAGGCCAACGCGGAAGCGGGCGGCGCCGAGGACGCGATCGGGACGGAGGACGAGTGGTGA
- a CDS encoding PPOX class F420-dependent oxidoreductase, which yields MTSTLTPEQIDYLHTQHLGRLATVRPDGTPQNNPVGFHYNADLGTIDIAGWNMGASRKFRNLTTNAHVAFVVDDIASVQPWRVRCLEIRGTAEALTDVDPYIAGVSREMIRIHPDRIIAFGLSGEGPDNA from the coding sequence ATGACCTCGACTCTGACCCCCGAACAGATCGACTACCTGCACACCCAGCACCTCGGCCGCCTGGCGACCGTCCGCCCCGACGGCACGCCGCAGAACAACCCCGTCGGCTTCCACTACAACGCCGACCTCGGCACCATCGACATCGCCGGCTGGAACATGGGGGCCTCCCGAAAGTTCCGCAACCTCACCACGAACGCCCACGTCGCATTCGTCGTCGACGACATCGCCTCGGTGCAACCCTGGCGCGTCCGCTGCCTGGAAATCCGCGGCACCGCTGAAGCACTCACTGACGTCGACCCCTACATCGCGGGGGTCTCCCGCGAAATGATCCGCATCCACCCGGACCGGATCATCGCCTTCGGCTTGTCGGGTGAGGGCCCCGACAACGCCTGA
- a CDS encoding TetR/AcrR family transcriptional regulator, whose product MATLTRLLPLVRSAAPEDRNQARVLDAALVAFLDFGIKRTSMVEVARRCGLSLATLYRRFASKSDLIKAVGLRQTREFIEEVDAALQRQVDRDATAEDQIVELFAAFITGLRGNQLIHRLLATEPELVLPYLTTEGAPVIELGRDYLAEFITRLQREGKLPEYDPEPLAEMIARTALSLALTPQTVIPLGDDAAIRRFARDHVVVSFRVP is encoded by the coding sequence ATGGCCACGCTGACCAGACTGCTGCCGCTCGTGCGCAGCGCGGCCCCGGAGGACCGCAATCAGGCCCGAGTGCTGGACGCGGCGTTGGTGGCGTTCCTGGACTTCGGCATCAAGCGCACCAGCATGGTCGAGGTCGCGCGCCGCTGCGGGCTGTCGCTGGCCACGCTCTACCGGCGCTTCGCCAGCAAATCCGATCTGATCAAGGCCGTCGGGCTGCGGCAGACCCGGGAGTTCATCGAGGAAGTCGACGCCGCACTGCAACGGCAAGTCGATCGGGACGCGACCGCCGAAGACCAGATCGTCGAACTGTTCGCCGCGTTCATCACCGGCTTGCGTGGAAACCAGCTGATTCACCGGCTGCTGGCGACCGAGCCCGAACTCGTGCTGCCCTACCTCACCACCGAAGGCGCCCCGGTCATCGAACTCGGGCGGGACTACCTCGCCGAATTCATCACGCGGCTGCAGCGGGAGGGCAAGCTGCCGGAATACGACCCGGAGCCGTTGGCCGAGATGATCGCCCGCACAGCGCTTTCGCTGGCGCTGACCCCGCAGACGGTGATCCCGCTCGGCGACGACGCGGCCATCCGGCGGTTCGCGCGCGACCACGTGGTGGTGTCGTTCCGGGTGCCCTGA
- a CDS encoding YybH family protein — translation MMNNAALPLLVRYEDAFNANDADSMNALFWEDSTFVNFGGGLVIGRGELLVKQRLVFAPGGPLHEVSVAYQHEVTIELTPTVAQMVARQRTRDSVDPTRDPMHGVIILTAELRDGEWRIRTGQNTPVSTG, via the coding sequence ATGATGAACAATGCAGCGTTGCCCCTGCTGGTGCGGTACGAGGACGCTTTCAATGCCAACGATGCCGACTCCATGAATGCGCTGTTCTGGGAGGACAGCACCTTCGTCAATTTCGGCGGCGGTCTGGTAATCGGTCGGGGCGAGCTGCTCGTCAAACAGCGTCTCGTGTTTGCTCCGGGCGGGCCGCTGCACGAGGTCAGCGTTGCGTACCAGCATGAGGTGACCATTGAGCTCACGCCGACGGTTGCGCAGATGGTGGCACGGCAGCGCACCCGAGACAGCGTTGATCCGACGCGCGATCCGATGCATGGCGTGATCATCCTGACCGCCGAGCTCCGCGACGGTGAATGGCGGATCCGCACCGGGCAGAACACGCCCGTGAGCACAGGATAG
- a CDS encoding oxygenase MpaB family protein: MTRPLRATHRPESPDSFDIGQYIDGIAGFLGGTANVIMQLSAPAVGYGVVESTVDSGKVMLHPIKRLRTTLTYLSVAMLGTDEDRAVYREAVNVSHRPVHSTESSPVRYNAFDPALQLWVAACLHWGAKDLYERMHGPMDETTADAFYRLGARLGTTLQMPEAMWPGDRRAFDEYWATNLAETSIDPTVRAYFFDLVDLRMLPRPAQLAFGRLHRFFVTGLLPQHLRDEMGLNWTERDERALGRILRALGAAASRLPGPVRVFPLNAYLLDMRIRRRLGLRLV; the protein is encoded by the coding sequence ATGACCAGGCCACTTCGCGCGACGCATCGGCCCGAATCGCCGGACTCCTTCGACATCGGGCAGTACATCGACGGCATCGCCGGATTCCTCGGCGGCACCGCGAACGTCATCATGCAGCTGAGCGCGCCGGCGGTCGGCTATGGCGTGGTGGAGAGCACCGTTGATAGCGGGAAGGTCATGCTGCACCCGATCAAAAGGTTGCGCACCACCCTGACTTACCTTTCCGTGGCGATGCTCGGCACCGACGAGGACCGCGCCGTCTACCGAGAGGCGGTCAACGTTTCGCATCGCCCGGTCCACTCGACCGAGTCGAGTCCGGTGCGCTACAACGCCTTCGATCCCGCTCTGCAACTGTGGGTCGCGGCCTGCCTGCACTGGGGCGCGAAGGATCTCTACGAGCGAATGCACGGCCCAATGGACGAGACGACCGCCGATGCCTTCTACCGGCTCGGCGCCCGGTTGGGCACCACGCTCCAAATGCCGGAAGCGATGTGGCCTGGCGACCGGCGTGCCTTCGACGAGTACTGGGCCACGAACCTGGCCGAGACCAGCATCGACCCGACCGTTCGCGCCTATTTCTTCGATCTCGTCGACCTGCGCATGCTGCCGCGACCGGCGCAACTGGCGTTCGGCCGCCTGCACCGCTTCTTCGTCACGGGCCTGCTGCCTCAGCACCTGCGCGATGAAATGGGCCTGAACTGGACCGAGCGCGACGAACGCGCGCTCGGCCGGATCCTGCGCGCCCTCGGCGCCGCTGCTTCCAGACTGCCGGGGCCGGTCCGTGTGTTCCCGCTCAACGCCTATCTGCTGGATATGCGCATCCGGCGGCGGCTCGGCCTGCGCCTGGTCTGA
- a CDS encoding acyl-CoA synthetase, with translation MLLSSLNPLAVAGGADIPDAVTIDGTTLSRSDLLGAATSVAERVARAERVAVLAEPTVETVLAVVGCLIAGVAVVPVPPDSGTAERAHILADSGAQAWLGKAPEGAELPVVPVRRHARSWHTYPEPDPAATAFVLYTSGTTGLPKGVVLSRGAIAAGLDALADAWAWTANDVLVHGLPLFHVHGLILGVLGPLRVGSPLIHTGKPTPQAYAAANGSLYFGVPTVWSRVVDDPDAAKQLADARLLVSGSAPLPVPVFERLRELTGHAPIERYGMSETMITLSTRADGERRPGWVGMPVRGVRTRLMDESGAPVPHDGESIGGLQMLGPMLFDGYLNRPEATAESWTEDGWFRTGDVAAIDPSGFHRIVGRESVDLIKSGGYRVGAGEVETVLLGHPAVAEAAVVGLPDDDLGQRITAFVVLRDPVPERELIDHVVEQLSVHKRPREIRVVDALPRNAMGKVQKKLLS, from the coding sequence CTGCTGCTCAGTTCTCTGAATCCGCTCGCCGTCGCAGGCGGAGCGGACATCCCCGACGCCGTCACGATCGACGGGACCACCCTCTCGCGCAGCGACCTGCTGGGCGCGGCTACCTCGGTGGCCGAACGCGTCGCGCGCGCGGAGCGGGTGGCGGTGCTGGCCGAACCGACCGTGGAGACCGTCCTCGCGGTGGTCGGCTGTCTGATCGCGGGCGTCGCGGTGGTGCCGGTGCCGCCGGACTCCGGAACCGCGGAGCGGGCGCACATCCTGGCCGATTCGGGCGCGCAGGCGTGGCTGGGTAAGGCGCCGGAGGGCGCCGAGCTGCCGGTTGTGCCGGTGCGGCGGCACGCCAGGTCGTGGCACACCTATCCCGAACCCGATCCCGCCGCAACGGCTTTCGTGTTGTACACCTCGGGGACCACGGGTCTGCCCAAAGGCGTCGTGCTCAGCAGGGGCGCCATCGCGGCCGGATTGGACGCGCTCGCCGACGCATGGGCGTGGACCGCGAACGACGTTCTGGTACATGGACTTCCGCTGTTCCACGTGCACGGGCTGATCCTCGGCGTGCTCGGCCCGCTGCGCGTGGGCAGTCCGCTGATCCACACCGGCAAACCGACGCCGCAGGCATACGCGGCGGCCAACGGTTCGCTGTATTTCGGCGTACCAACCGTGTGGTCGCGGGTGGTCGACGACCCCGATGCGGCAAAGCAATTGGCCGACGCCCGCCTCCTGGTCTCCGGTAGTGCGCCCCTGCCGGTTCCGGTGTTCGAGCGGCTGCGTGAGCTGACCGGGCACGCGCCCATCGAGCGCTACGGCATGAGCGAAACCATGATCACGCTGTCCACCAGGGCGGACGGCGAGCGCAGGCCGGGCTGGGTCGGCATGCCGGTGCGTGGTGTTCGAACCCGGCTCATGGACGAGTCCGGCGCGCCGGTCCCGCACGACGGGGAGAGCATCGGCGGTCTCCAAATGCTCGGCCCGATGCTCTTCGACGGCTACCTCAACCGTCCGGAGGCGACCGCGGAGAGCTGGACCGAAGACGGCTGGTTCCGGACCGGCGACGTGGCGGCGATCGACCCATCTGGCTTCCACCGCATCGTCGGCCGGGAGTCGGTGGACCTGATCAAGTCCGGCGGCTACCGCGTGGGTGCGGGCGAGGTGGAGACCGTGCTGCTCGGCCACCCCGCCGTCGCGGAGGCCGCCGTGGTGGGCCTCCCCGACGATGACCTGGGCCAGCGCATCACCGCATTCGTCGTGTTGCGCGACCCGGTCCCCGAGCGCGAACTGATCGATCATGTGGTGGAACAACTTTCAGTGCACAAACGCCCGCGCGAGATCCGAGTGGTGGACGCCCTGCCCCGCAACGCCATGGGGAAGGTGCAGAAGAAATTGCTGAGCTGA